From Lolium perenne isolate Kyuss_39 chromosome 5, Kyuss_2.0, whole genome shotgun sequence, a single genomic window includes:
- the LOC127299981 gene encoding uncharacterized protein, whose protein sequence is MQPTHPPLCALALAAASIRELADSPGPGGGEGSRSRSRRGGPVINEPPTPTPSPVITDTRSTSRMAARTPSSSHTPVDGSAASRDTNEPPSEESNNSSDDVSDDGESTPTASGNEQENGLDSEATQDQMPKQKKARKARRPNQLTDETFVITRVDGRGVPASPVQFSKGYSNAIGCIVRETVKITCTNLRSKEHENLRQRLLNKLFNRYIVPGDDKERVRTKALSMMTKALNSWRTTANAMKEEDFESVIKKKWPQIDEEDWKQFILSRTNDEFKKKSEWGKHMRSQNKFFHKLGSRGYLGKKPKWDKEDAALIAAGKEPPFSCIEPGRARDFLRARASFDPVTGEPVFKHQKLAEVFDKLKKQSHEPQSQSSQDSIEGERWEDPLSKALGGKEVGGRVRGVGNGAPWKIYFPEAPEVARQRRRARYERDSHFEERVAAVAEATLRRILAERGQEQGQEQGRPPLHPDTLILAEKDQEPGHPPLHPDTSISAERDQEQGCPPLHPDTRILAEKDQESGHPPLHPDTQMLPFHIVGPSSSASVSGIAPGQPNPIDDITVITPCQLMAPMLGSMLTVAHGQVYPKTMHCVDLAPDMARVDVTKVLDPFVDLKISDHPEPECNTLGQYKGHAIKWPKAAIKLCGTSTGSSPSLTTACTPPLGTSPLGPCAPSFVDLDGNHGAEDDMPIDQEQAIGNALNPQHGPAAKTILSPNVPKSTALVGMVQRGPHLRNRNMQGEGKRRDEPAPVRRSQRRRG, encoded by the exons ATGCAGCCAACCCACCCGCCCCTGTGCGCGCTTGCACTAGCGGCCGCTTCGATCCGGGAGCTCGCCGATTCTCCAGGACCAGGAGGAGGGGAGGGgtccaggagcaggagcaggagaggAGGTCCGGTCATCAACGAACCGCCCACTCCTACCCCCTCGCCGGTCATCACCGATACTAGGTCGACATCAAG AATGGCCGCAAGAACCCCCTCTTCGTCACATACCCCGGTAGATGGCTCGGCAGCATCCCGAGATACGAATGAGCCTCCTTCCGAAGAGAGTAACAACTCGTCTGACGATGTGTCAGATGATGGAGAGTCTACACCTACCGCGTCTGGTAATGAACAAGAAAATGGTCTTGACTCTGAAGCCACGCAAGACCAGATGCCTAAGCAAAAGAAGGCGCGCAAGGCTAGGAGACCAAACCAGTTGACCGACGAGACCTTCGTAATCACTCGAGTTGATGGCCGAGGTGTTCCTGCCAGTCCAGTACAGTTTTCAAAGGGTTACAGCAACGCCATAGGCTGCATCGTGCGTGAAACCGTGAAGATCACATGCACGAACTTAAGGTCAAAAGAGCACGAGAACCTTCGACAAAGGCTCCTCAACAAGCTGTTCAACCGATACATCGTCCCTGGTGATGACAAAGAAAGAGTCAGAACTAAAGCGCTAAGCATGATGACCAAAGCCTTGAATTCGTGGCGAACCACGGCCAATGCTATGAAGGAAGAAGATTTCGAGTCCGTGATAAAGAAGAAATGGCCTCAAATTGATGAGGAGGACTGGAAGCAGTTCATTTTGTCTCGCACGAATGATGAATTCAAGAAGAAGAGTGAATGGGGGAAGCACATGCGGTCGCAGAACAAGTTTTTTCACAAACTCGGCAGCCGTGGTTACTTAGGTAAGAAGCCAAAATGGGACAAGGAGGACGCAGCCTTGATTGCGGCTGGGAAAGAACCCCCTTTCTCGTGCATCGAGCCAGGGCGTGCAAGGGATTTTCTTAGGGCCCGCGCATCATTTGACCCAGTGACGGGAGAACCGGTCTTCAAACACCAGAAACTCGCGGAGGTGTTTGATAAGCTG AAAAAACAAAGCCATGAACCTCAATCTCAAAGCTCCCAGGACTCCATTGAAGGCGAGAGGTGGGAAGATCCTCTCAGCAAGGCTCTTGGTGGGAAGGAGGTTGGTGGCCGTGTAAGAGGCGTCGGGAATGGAGCTCCATGGAAGATATATTTCCCCGAAGCTCCCGAGGTTGCCCGCCAGAGGAGGAGAGCCAGGTATGAGCGTGATTCTCATTTCGAGGAGCGAGTTGCGGCGGTCGCCGAGGCGACGTTGCGGCGTATATTGGCGGAAAGAGGTCAGGAACAAGGTCAGGAACAAGGACGTCCACCGTTGCATCCTGATACCCTTATATTGGCGGAAAAAGATCAGGAACCAGGACATCCACCCTTGCATCCTGATACCTCTATATCGGCGGAAAGAGATCAGGAACAAGGATGTCCACCCTTGCATCCTGATACCCGCATATTGGCGGAAAAAGATCAGGAATCAGGACATCCACCCTTGCATCCTGATACCCAGATGTTGCCCTTCCATATTGTTGGACCAAGTAGCAGCGCCTCTGTCTCAGGAATTGCCCCCGGGCAGCCAAATCCAATTGATGACATCACT GTCATCACTCCGTGCCAACTCATGGCCCCAATGCTCGGCAGCATGCTGACGGTTGCACATGGGCAAGTGTACCCCAAAACAATGCACTGTGTGGATTTAGCACCAGACATGGCGAGGGTGGATGTGACTAAGGTGCTTGACCCCTTTGTCGATTTAAAAATTAGCGACCACCCTGAACCAGAATGCAACACACTAGGACAGTACAAGGGGCATGCCATCAAGTGGCCGAAGGCGGCGATAAAGTTGTGTGGAACATCCACTGGCTCATCCCCATCCTTGACCACTGCCTGCACTCCACCACTGGGAACATCTCCTTTGGGTCCTTGCGCACCTTCGTTTGTGGATCTGGATGGCAATCATGGCGCGGAGGATGACATGCCCATTGACCAAGAGCAAGCGATTGGAAATGCACTGAACCCCCAACATGGGCCTGCCGCTAAGACGATCCTATCTCCTAATGTGCCTAAGAGCACAGCGCTTGTAGGGATGGTCCAAAGGGGGCCACATCTCCGGAACCGCAACATGCAAGGAGAGGGCAAAAGAAGAGACGAGCCAGCACCAGTGAGAAGGAGCCAGAGGAGGAGAGGTTGA